The Candidatus Lokiarchaeota archaeon DNA segment CCGCCGAAATGTCGACATAACCGTCGTATGTGTTAACAACTTCAACTACGGTATGACAGGTGGCCAGTTCGGACCGACAACCGAGCATGAGAGATACACTCAGACCTCGCCAAAACCGATTGGCAATATCGAACATCCTTTCAACCTTGTGAAGCTGGCTGCATCGTCTGGAGCCACATTTGTTTCACGATGGACTGCCGTACAGGCTCGACGTGCTACCCAGTCGATTGAGAAGGGCATTGCGAAAGACGGTTTCTCCTTTATCGAGATTGTTGGCGCTTGTCCCACTGCTTATGGCAGGCGAAATGACATGGGCGCCGGTGTTGAAATGCACAGACATCTTCTTGAGGTGGCTGAGATACAGAATGGACTTCCTCCACATGAAGCAGAGCTCGATTACGATAACAGAATCATCTGTGGAGAATTCGTAAACATAGAGAAGCCTGAATATACTGACATATTGAAAGCTGCTCGTCAAAAGGTAGATGGGTGATTCAGATGTCACGTTTCGAAGTACGAATGGGCGGTTTCGGAGGACAGGGTATTGTCACCATGGCTGTCGTGCTTGGTGAGACAGTATCTCTGATTGAAGGCAAAGAATGCGTACAAACCCAATCCTATGGCCCTGAAGCCAGAGGTGGAGCAAGCAAGAGCGAGGTGGTAATCAGCGATGATAGAGAGGTTGATTATCCCAAGGT contains these protein-coding regions:
- a CDS encoding 2-oxoacid:ferredoxin oxidoreductase subunit beta, which codes for MAKYIREDRQPWIYCPGCSIGIVTNMVARAIDNLGLNYHDVVVVSGIGCTGRTSGYFETGSFHTTHGRAIAFASGVKIANPDLEVIVVSGDGDIAAIGGNHLIHACRRNVDITVVCVNNFNYGMTGGQFGPTTEHERYTQTSPKPIGNIEHPFNLVKLAASSGATFVSRWTAVQARRATQSIEKGIAKDGFSFIEIVGACPTAYGRRNDMGAGVEMHRHLLEVAEIQNGLPPHEAELDYDNRIICGEFVNIEKPEYTDILKAARQKVDG